A section of the Brevundimonas sp. AJA228-03 genome encodes:
- a CDS encoding TonB-dependent receptor, translating to MRKSFLLLGAAVSPFMFAGVAAAQDASADQVDEIVVVGRRPIAESEAAALSVQRNSDSLVSVVASDAIGRLPDQNVAQAIARVPGAAVESDQGQPRYISLRGAPKNWTTLSINGIGIVSPEGRDTRYDSLPSAIASQIIVNKAVTPDLNGETIAGNINIITRSAFDYSGFNLAGKAGAGIVQLGDRSEYEGQLVVSDRFDTGIGEIGILASGSYYERNMVTDNYEIDWETVSQDVQPGGAGATTPGNRLWARETENKLYRLTRTNYSRSGRIDWAPNDTNRIFLESIFTTFQDDEARDNFLFDTDDRQSDASVPPRSAAAPCTPVTIFSVSNTGYADTCIGNTSLRGTVYGIDLNQRATLRAYEQSIFTTTLGGEHELAGWNIDWRANFTRSIDDRSVVGEARYESPAARAQRVTIDYNFTDVDLHNIQLYRTLVTGTGASTLYSKGDRVTNIDDFARTLTRLTSLKAIDETEAYTGRFDASRDFSLMGADATFTFGGQYDQRTKESNESQLDVANPLTGPTNPLLVAANVSTTYLPVSLDIPFKGKIPLGYQFRYFDIQAMRDQVDRVVKAGGVYNPVTANFYNVEEEVAAGYASIRLGYDWGSVLAGARVERITNTGQAIVALGGVNTRITTENEQTLVYPSLHINYDLTEDQKLRVSLTTGAARPDYDQLRPNFTFNDANQTISGGNPNAKPERAYGVDAYWEWYVQPQGFVSIGAFYKKVDDVLFSDRRVFASTVLNSGGVDRSGYQLSTLVNGGEGHISGIEGALQLQLEPYTEQLGLPDWIGGFGINTNVTLNESEADTPGGTKVRLPNTSDLIYNVGLYYEKYGLSARVNYRERSEWLDAYGPEIDGGSVYWATDDEMDASVRYAVSDNLEVYFDASNLTNTPGRRYSRESQYTIEWERFGRRFDAGVRFTF from the coding sequence ATGCGCAAGTCCTTCCTGCTGCTTGGGGCAGCCGTTTCACCGTTCATGTTCGCCGGCGTGGCCGCCGCACAGGATGCGTCAGCCGACCAGGTCGACGAGATCGTCGTCGTCGGTCGCCGCCCGATCGCGGAATCCGAAGCCGCCGCACTGAGTGTCCAGCGCAACTCCGACAGCCTGGTCAGCGTGGTGGCATCCGACGCCATCGGTCGCCTCCCCGACCAGAACGTGGCCCAGGCCATCGCCCGCGTGCCGGGTGCGGCGGTCGAGAGCGACCAGGGCCAGCCCCGCTACATCTCGCTGCGCGGCGCGCCCAAGAACTGGACCACCCTGTCGATCAACGGCATCGGCATCGTCAGCCCCGAGGGCCGCGACACCCGCTATGACAGCCTGCCCTCCGCCATCGCCTCGCAGATCATCGTCAACAAGGCGGTGACGCCGGACCTGAACGGCGAGACCATCGCCGGCAACATCAACATCATCACCCGTTCGGCCTTCGACTATTCGGGCTTCAACCTGGCGGGCAAGGCCGGCGCGGGCATCGTTCAGCTGGGCGACCGCAGCGAATACGAGGGTCAGCTGGTCGTCTCGGACCGCTTTGACACCGGCATCGGCGAGATCGGCATCCTGGCCTCGGGTTCGTATTACGAACGCAACATGGTCACCGACAACTACGAGATCGACTGGGAGACGGTGTCCCAGGACGTCCAGCCCGGCGGCGCCGGCGCGACCACGCCCGGCAATCGCCTGTGGGCACGGGAGACCGAGAACAAGCTCTATCGCCTGACCCGCACCAACTATTCGCGCTCCGGCCGGATCGACTGGGCGCCGAACGACACCAACCGCATCTTCCTGGAATCGATCTTCACCACCTTCCAGGACGACGAGGCCCGCGACAACTTCCTGTTCGACACCGACGACCGTCAGTCGGACGCTTCGGTGCCGCCGCGCTCGGCCGCCGCGCCCTGCACGCCCGTTACCATCTTCTCGGTCTCGAACACCGGCTATGCCGACACCTGCATCGGCAACACCTCGCTGCGGGGCACGGTCTATGGCATCGACCTGAACCAGCGCGCGACCCTGCGCGCCTATGAGCAGTCGATCTTCACCACCACCCTGGGCGGCGAGCACGAACTGGCGGGCTGGAACATCGACTGGCGGGCCAACTTCACCCGCTCGATCGACGATCGCTCCGTCGTCGGCGAGGCGCGCTACGAGAGCCCGGCGGCGCGCGCCCAGCGCGTCACGATCGACTACAACTTCACCGACGTCGACCTGCACAACATCCAGCTTTACCGCACGCTCGTGACGGGCACGGGTGCGTCAACTCTGTACTCCAAGGGCGACCGCGTCACCAACATCGACGACTTTGCCCGGACCTTGACCCGGCTGACGTCGCTGAAGGCCATCGACGAGACCGAAGCCTATACCGGCCGGTTCGACGCCAGCCGCGATTTCAGCCTGATGGGGGCCGACGCCACCTTCACCTTCGGTGGTCAGTACGACCAGCGCACCAAGGAATCCAACGAAAGTCAGCTTGACGTCGCGAACCCCCTGACGGGACCCACCAACCCGCTGCTGGTCGCGGCCAATGTGTCGACGACCTATCTGCCGGTGTCGCTGGACATCCCGTTCAAGGGCAAGATCCCGCTGGGCTACCAGTTCCGCTATTTCGACATCCAGGCGATGCGCGACCAGGTTGATCGCGTGGTCAAGGCCGGTGGCGTCTACAACCCCGTTACGGCCAACTTCTACAACGTCGAGGAAGAGGTCGCGGCCGGGTACGCCTCGATCCGCCTGGGCTATGACTGGGGTTCGGTTCTGGCGGGTGCCCGCGTCGAGCGCATCACCAACACGGGCCAGGCCATCGTCGCACTGGGCGGCGTAAACACGCGGATCACCACCGAGAACGAACAGACGCTGGTCTATCCCAGCCTGCACATCAACTATGACCTGACCGAGGACCAGAAGCTGCGGGTCTCGCTCACGACCGGTGCAGCGCGTCCCGACTATGACCAGCTGCGTCCGAACTTCACCTTCAACGACGCGAACCAGACGATTTCGGGCGGCAACCCGAATGCCAAGCCCGAGCGGGCCTATGGCGTCGACGCCTACTGGGAATGGTATGTCCAGCCCCAGGGCTTCGTCTCGATCGGTGCCTTCTACAAGAAGGTTGACGACGTGCTGTTCTCCGACCGCCGCGTGTTCGCTTCGACCGTGCTCAACTCCGGCGGCGTGGATCGCAGCGGCTATCAGCTGTCGACCCTGGTCAACGGCGGCGAAGGCCATATCTCCGGCATCGAGGGCGCGCTGCAGCTCCAGCTGGAACCCTACACCGAACAGCTGGGTCTGCCGGACTGGATCGGCGGCTTTGGCATCAATACCAATGTGACGCTGAACGAGTCCGAGGCCGACACGCCCGGCGGCACCAAGGTGCGGCTGCCCAACACCTCGGACCTGATCTACAATGTCGGCCTCTACTACGAGAAATACGGTCTGTCGGCGCGCGTGAACTACCGCGAGCGCTCCGAGTGGCTGGACGCCTATGGGCCTGAAATCGACGGCGGCTCGGTCTACTGGGCCACCGACGACGAGATGGACGCCTCGGTCCGCTATGCGGTCAGCGACAATCTGGAGGTCTATTTCGATGCCTCCAACCTGACCAATACGCCTGGCCGCCGCTATTCGCGCGAAAGCCAGTACACGATCGAGTGGGAGCGGTTCGGCCGCCGCTTCGACGCAGGCGTCCGCTTCACCTTCTGA
- the lpdA gene encoding dihydrolipoyl dehydrogenase, producing MADAAPSAPASYDVVIIGGGPGGYNAAIRAGQLGMKVACVEMRGTLGGTCLNVGCMPSKALLHASELFESASKDFAGIGIEVTPKLNLSVMMKQKSESVTALTKGIEFLFKKNKADWIKGRGRIAGPGTVEVEAADGTKTILKAKDIVIATGSEPTPLPGVDFVEGKVVDSTGALSLPAVPKKLIVVGAGIIGLELGSVWRRLGAEVTVVEYLPRITPGMDSDLATAFQRALTKQGMTFKLGSKVTGSKVTDTGVELTVEPAAGGAAETLIGDVVLVAIGRRPYTAGLGLETVGVETDKRGVIVGDHFKVADGVWVIGDVTTGPMLAHKAEEDAVAAIELIAGKAGHVDYNLVPSVVYTFPEVAWVGRTEDQLKADGIAYKSGKFPFTANSRAKINHETDGYAKVLADAATDRILGVHIMGPQAGEMIGEACVAMAFGGASEDLARTSHAHPTRSEAVKQAAMGVEGWTMQA from the coding sequence ATGGCCGACGCCGCCCCATCCGCTCCCGCTTCCTATGATGTCGTGATCATCGGTGGCGGCCCCGGCGGCTACAACGCCGCGATCCGGGCCGGGCAGCTGGGGATGAAGGTGGCCTGCGTGGAAATGCGCGGGACGCTGGGCGGGACCTGCCTGAACGTCGGCTGCATGCCGTCCAAGGCCCTGCTGCATGCCTCGGAACTGTTCGAGTCGGCGTCGAAGGACTTCGCGGGCATCGGCATCGAGGTGACGCCGAAGCTGAACCTGTCGGTGATGATGAAGCAGAAGAGCGAGAGCGTGACCGCCCTGACCAAGGGCATCGAATTCCTGTTCAAGAAGAACAAGGCCGACTGGATCAAGGGCAGGGGCCGGATCGCCGGACCCGGGACGGTCGAGGTCGAGGCCGCCGACGGGACGAAGACGATCCTGAAGGCCAAAGACATCGTCATCGCCACGGGCTCGGAGCCCACGCCCCTGCCCGGCGTCGACTTCGTCGAGGGCAAGGTCGTGGATTCTACCGGGGCCCTGTCCCTTCCCGCCGTGCCGAAAAAACTGATCGTGGTCGGGGCGGGGATCATCGGGCTGGAGCTGGGATCGGTCTGGCGTCGCCTGGGGGCGGAGGTGACGGTGGTCGAATACCTGCCGCGTATCACGCCGGGGATGGACAGCGATCTGGCCACCGCCTTCCAGCGCGCCCTGACGAAACAGGGTATGACCTTCAAGCTGGGGTCGAAGGTCACCGGATCGAAGGTGACCGACACCGGCGTGGAACTGACCGTCGAGCCGGCCGCCGGCGGCGCGGCCGAGACCCTGATCGGCGACGTCGTCCTGGTCGCCATCGGCCGTCGCCCCTATACGGCGGGGCTGGGGCTGGAGACGGTGGGCGTCGAGACCGACAAGCGCGGCGTCATCGTCGGCGACCACTTCAAGGTGGCGGATGGCGTGTGGGTGATCGGCGACGTCACCACCGGCCCGATGCTGGCCCACAAGGCGGAAGAAGACGCCGTCGCCGCCATTGAACTGATCGCGGGCAAGGCCGGTCACGTCGACTACAATCTGGTGCCCAGCGTGGTCTATACCTTCCCCGAGGTGGCCTGGGTCGGCAGGACCGAGGACCAGCTCAAGGCCGACGGCATCGCCTACAAGTCCGGCAAATTCCCGTTCACCGCCAACAGCCGCGCCAAGATCAACCACGAGACCGACGGCTATGCCAAGGTCCTGGCCGACGCCGCGACCGACCGCATCCTGGGGGTCCACATTATGGGACCGCAGGCCGGCGAGATGATCGGCGAGGCCTGTGTCGCCATGGCCTTCGGCGGGGCCTCCGAAGACCTCGCCCGCACCAGCCACGCCCACCCGACCCGCTCCGAGGCCGTCAAACAGGCGGCCATGGGCGTCGAGGGCTGGACCATGCAGGCCTGA
- a CDS encoding aspartyl protease family protein, whose protein sequence is MADPPMDPATALSINLLTRMAIAVRIEARQTAMFVIDTGAERTVISTELARAMALPSGPRTLVHGVTSDTVVDTVMIQTLEFGNQRFQQILAPVFPRADLGSDGLVGLDTLGRFELIIDFVETSVLLRPNDGEFISFNRSEATAGRLGRAPARAVKGRFGQLLLPTEVEGVTVDAFVDSGAQYSIGNRALQSRIGRDGARGPTVPTPIILGVNGTPLQAEAQTASRLRIARRALGPTPLLFSDLHVFSALGLQDRPALLLGADILTRFETVALDYARARITVGPLRRRRPRRGI, encoded by the coding sequence GTGGCCGATCCGCCGATGGATCCGGCCACCGCCCTGTCGATCAACCTGTTGACCCGCATGGCGATCGCCGTGCGGATCGAGGCGCGCCAGACGGCCATGTTCGTCATCGACACAGGGGCCGAACGCACGGTCATATCGACCGAACTGGCGCGCGCCATGGCCCTGCCGTCCGGACCCCGGACCCTCGTGCACGGTGTGACGTCAGACACGGTGGTCGACACGGTCATGATCCAGACCCTTGAGTTCGGGAATCAGCGCTTCCAGCAGATCCTGGCGCCCGTCTTTCCCCGCGCCGACCTGGGCTCCGACGGCCTGGTCGGTCTGGACACCCTGGGCCGGTTCGAGCTGATCATCGATTTCGTCGAGACCAGCGTCCTTCTGCGACCCAACGACGGCGAGTTCATCAGCTTCAACCGGAGCGAGGCCACCGCCGGTCGGCTGGGGCGTGCGCCCGCCCGCGCCGTGAAAGGCCGCTTTGGCCAGTTGCTGCTGCCGACCGAGGTCGAGGGCGTCACGGTCGATGCCTTCGTCGACAGCGGGGCCCAGTACTCCATCGGCAACCGCGCCCTGCAGTCCCGGATCGGCCGCGACGGCGCGCGTGGCCCCACGGTGCCGACGCCGATCATCCTTGGTGTCAACGGCACACCCCTTCAGGCCGAGGCCCAGACTGCGTCCAGACTGCGCATCGCCCGACGCGCGCTGGGGCCTACCCCGCTTTTGTTCTCGGACCTGCACGTCTTTTCGGCCCTGGGTCTGCAGGATCGACCGGCGCTGCTGCTGGGGGCCGACATCCTGACCCGGTTCGAGACTGTCGCCCTGGACTACGCCCGGGCCCGAATCACGGTCGGGCCGCTCCGGCGCAGGCGACCCCGACGCGGGATCTGA
- a CDS encoding PAS domain-containing protein → MFLEGEVDWVLVLGLLAAVTSILAVASLIFAFTHRTRHVSTADELDAVSKAREAAETRLYETLNATPVAIVQTDRGGKFVFANRAAHQLMGRRDAELIGLRFHSATWGITYPDGRPVPPDLLPSARALRGQTVKGFQHILANPATRRKMLVSVTAMPIEDSLGQIIGSTAAIVETEGLTTPEALPVEAAPVINGADDLTRRVFEAASSALVVVAANGVIREANATALSLFGRDVGVIGTDFADHFLDETERVEGRQTLRAALATTPGEADPIESRLGGEHGVSWHILPLSMPGGSIDALLLAGTPVSAPEVEVPVIAAEASPAGDEVDGVALARAAEAAAVAQAAELARMLEQVQADLQAARDETAAVEARARAEVADRNEAAYRLESVGRLTGGVAQDFNALLAVMTSALDMMLKTADDPARVRRLGKAALIAGQRGEALTRRLSAFSAGEDARGQVLDAGVLVRGLETRLQTLAGPGIDLLIEAPQVETPVLLDPVAFDATLAGLVRNAVEAMDGAGSIAVRLEALHGGVRLSVRDTGPGLTVATAERALEPFFTTRVGAQGLGLAQAHAFARQWGGTLSLTGADGEGAEAVLTLPGVVAAPRMEDSAA, encoded by the coding sequence ATGTTTCTGGAAGGTGAGGTCGACTGGGTTCTGGTGCTGGGCCTGCTGGCGGCCGTGACCTCGATCCTGGCCGTGGCGTCCCTGATCTTTGCCTTCACCCACAGGACCCGCCACGTCTCCACCGCCGACGAACTGGATGCCGTTTCAAAGGCCCGGGAGGCGGCCGAGACGCGCCTCTATGAGACCCTGAACGCCACTCCCGTGGCCATCGTCCAGACCGATCGCGGGGGCAAGTTCGTCTTCGCCAACCGCGCCGCGCACCAGCTGATGGGTCGCCGCGACGCGGAACTGATCGGGCTGCGGTTTCATTCGGCGACCTGGGGCATCACCTATCCCGACGGTCGCCCGGTGCCGCCGGATCTGCTGCCGAGTGCCCGGGCCCTGCGCGGTCAGACGGTCAAGGGCTTCCAGCACATCCTGGCCAATCCGGCGACGCGGCGGAAGATGCTGGTCTCGGTCACCGCCATGCCGATCGAGGATTCGCTGGGCCAGATCATCGGCTCCACCGCCGCCATCGTCGAGACCGAGGGGCTGACGACGCCCGAGGCCCTGCCGGTCGAGGCCGCGCCCGTCATCAACGGCGCCGACGACCTGACCCGACGCGTATTCGAGGCGGCGTCCAGCGCCCTGGTGGTCGTGGCCGCCAACGGCGTGATCCGCGAGGCGAACGCCACGGCCCTGTCCCTGTTCGGCCGGGACGTTGGCGTGATCGGCACGGACTTCGCCGATCATTTCCTGGACGAGACCGAGCGGGTGGAAGGTCGCCAGACCCTGCGGGCCGCGCTGGCCACCACGCCCGGCGAGGCCGACCCGATCGAGTCGCGCCTGGGCGGCGAGCATGGCGTGTCCTGGCACATCCTGCCGCTGTCCATGCCGGGCGGGTCGATAGATGCCCTTCTGCTGGCGGGCACGCCGGTCTCCGCCCCCGAGGTGGAGGTGCCGGTCATCGCGGCGGAAGCGTCTCCTGCCGGGGATGAGGTCGATGGCGTGGCCCTGGCCCGCGCGGCCGAGGCCGCCGCGGTCGCGCAGGCGGCGGAGCTGGCCCGCATGCTGGAACAGGTTCAGGCGGATCTGCAGGCTGCGCGTGACGAAACCGCCGCCGTCGAGGCGCGGGCCCGCGCCGAGGTCGCCGACCGGAACGAGGCGGCGTATCGGCTCGAGAGCGTCGGTCGCCTGACGGGCGGCGTGGCCCAGGATTTCAATGCGCTGCTGGCCGTCATGACCAGCGCACTCGACATGATGCTGAAGACCGCAGACGATCCCGCGCGGGTGCGTCGTCTGGGCAAGGCCGCGCTGATCGCGGGACAGAGGGGCGAGGCCCTGACGCGCCGCCTGTCGGCCTTTTCGGCGGGCGAGGACGCCCGGGGGCAGGTGCTGGATGCCGGTGTGCTGGTGCGCGGGCTCGAGACCCGGCTGCAGACTCTCGCGGGGCCGGGAATCGACCTGTTGATCGAGGCCCCCCAGGTGGAAACACCCGTTCTGCTGGACCCGGTCGCCTTCGATGCGACACTGGCGGGGCTGGTCCGCAATGCGGTCGAGGCCATGGACGGGGCCGGATCGATCGCGGTGCGGCTGGAGGCCCTGCACGGCGGGGTGCGCCTGTCGGTGCGCGATACCGGGCCGGGGCTGACCGTGGCGACCGCCGAGCGCGCGCTGGAGCCCTTCTTTACCACCCGCGTGGGGGCACAGGGCCTCGGCCTCGCCCAGGCCCATGCCTTCGCCCGCCAGTGGGGCGGCACGCTCAGCCTGACCGGGGCCGATGGCGAGGGGGCGGAGGCCGTCCTGACCCTGCCCGGCGTGGTTGCGGCGCCACGGATGGAGGATTCCGCCGCCTGA